One Thiocapsa bogorovii DNA segment encodes these proteins:
- a CDS encoding neuraminidase-like domain-containing protein: MSFPTQVVRRLVERGDLSLGDGPQAGVASFLKNAADLGFELGQTRLSAFVEQNLDKVLSDDMTSAERTATVKEITRLQCLYQITPSNESLIAIAKLGFASADDVAAFTADEFRDRFGADFPSLDEARLVHEKAQQVTSVIYNFCTMAQQMASTPPTYVTSPSASQVTEAKNNLIKHYPSLETLFGSLDFCDCEHCRSVLSPAAYFVDLLQFLDPKPTVWTSFCHAWRRKHGQEAPYPFGDKAAYDRFDAEWKDGAPPIEKTPYEILIAHRPDLPHIQLTCENTQTALPYIDVVNEILEYYVAHGELAAGAAHNTGKDVTTAELLAEPQNVLSAAYDKLKTACYPLKLPFDLWLETARRFFDHFDTPLWQVLDLLRPTETLFDTTVAYAREAVFGEYLGLSPAQSALFANTEPLHWHLLYGYSEEADALKALTCAKTLSRRLDLSYKELVDLVQTSFVNPGLADLALVWKLGLEIGDVVQYFKVQGTPGYAAEQQAFEQRLGALDTTYQLQAGSTKKALEDLWKAGKFEDTLVLKDTSGLCDFGETYLRFVDGTDADALVLLKINLFVRLWKALGWSMEETDRALQVFLPKSLLPLNSADLGEALQTALIYLAHLKALVEKVEVGKNSRLKLLTLWFDLPTTGKQSLYAQLFLTPSVLKEDPAFDDPLGKYLSDSTRLLADHLGTLQGALNLTADDIRRILLDVDIDIAPLFSLTWSDLEGVLKDGAPPKALQTACKGKGVSLSTSAVVKTEIQDAKWRITDGQKQYVLTKTGATLLFYDAGDAPKLTLENVSLLYRYGLLSAGLNLSIRDLIRLKGLSGLDPFKPLCKTALAVITDDYALTQTLQFVEVAEKIKQSGFAVEDLEYLIRHRFDSTGDYRISAEPPFAVIKTLAAGLRNIDAEHAVPVDADSITDDWLQQELALVLSSDVAQQFFAMVKGTVVYEASEAEVLDANKLDPKSLAKFPAVQVSYDKQETTQRLRYLGVLTDTAKIALTAAIPSAVLNDLLARVQKAAKTFFDKHLKGFLSAADFDLLFGAGRPDAEKRKKIADAFLPYLRRKLSRQLAVQTLAADLKADASLVEALLTDSGEASGYLVPAGQPERLLSDPSDSSKPILDAFVTANTQGLTGAFYDSDDKLIETIHLDAADTGAKTTTGTAIKPAETSSAHLDGWIEVATTGTYCFLLALTPGAEAELGFDHLPDPLVRGKADTQATTTTELSGYLELKAGVPYHFTLDARNLDTSDVAVLVQSADMAKDALSKLRLYPAAGVERVKRASTLLAKTLQILQGLGLSERELRYFVTYQADFNNLDLGKLPTGATDDTAINAEALFGQFLRLADYAALKRELSAGTDDLIAIFEQARCSYPATAASLDKKTALFKDLCTRVASLTRRSTEMVQATAEHLGFATQSSSDGTTLSLLAPDFTHERGLERLWKVLQLVEKLGVSADTLARWTAIVGRTTPDTSRAAIANELKNAIKSRYTPESWQRIAQSIFDELRRLQRDALVAQVMHEEGFERMEELFEYFLIDPGMEPIVQTSRIQLAISSVQLFIQRSLLNLEPLVDPSAINGKHWQWMKRYRVWEANRKIFLFPENWLEPEFRDDKSHLFEEMESALLQGDVSNDLAEEVLFNYLSKLERLARLEIVTMYCQEQPLSPESNTLHVIGRTENQPHEYFYRRYAQQMWTPWEPVTTEIEGDHVVAAFWRDRLHLFWVTFLETAEKSATSDPFKDNAKGLGETTSSTLIAQATAAARRTVDVQLNWAEYFQGEWKTPENTGLRKPLRVDIGDIDQAFDKGEIFIFVTEVENEDAVTINLRGANFFYGIPAQDSTVTMSAAPPQDNATAFHLVTKSSPPEIWPVADLPKRPYSAGSSALIREATQHTKGQGALMITYDETLVEENGKQGQPQSARSSILCKGFGAPRLDLFSLLTCSNALRSFPDEIGMLVSPFFYQNRWHAFFVEPTLTETKVVDWKEYVISPTFPDPILLEDAWWKEIPLKPEVPLQKLPLPGAVGPLARYKIEIGQDWVTDPTTVLDYKGQLIGKGGALLPEGGAEGSARGRPSVVTDVREGNGRRMIGSNGLRPADLASLKSPVR, encoded by the coding sequence GTGAGCTTCCCGACCCAGGTGGTCCGGCGATTGGTCGAGCGGGGCGATCTCTCGCTCGGCGACGGCCCCCAAGCCGGCGTTGCCAGCTTTCTAAAGAATGCCGCCGATCTTGGCTTTGAGCTGGGACAAACGCGACTCAGCGCGTTCGTTGAGCAGAATCTCGACAAAGTCCTGTCGGATGATATGACGTCGGCGGAGCGAACCGCCACGGTGAAGGAGATCACCCGCCTGCAGTGTCTCTATCAGATCACGCCGAGCAACGAGTCGCTCATCGCCATCGCGAAGCTCGGCTTCGCCTCCGCGGACGATGTAGCCGCCTTTACGGCCGACGAGTTCCGCGACCGCTTCGGCGCGGACTTCCCGTCTCTTGACGAGGCACGTCTGGTCCACGAGAAGGCGCAGCAGGTCACCAGCGTCATCTACAACTTCTGCACCATGGCCCAGCAGATGGCCAGCACGCCGCCAACCTATGTGACGTCCCCTTCTGCGTCCCAGGTAACGGAGGCAAAGAACAATCTGATCAAGCATTATCCTTCGCTGGAGACCCTGTTCGGCTCATTGGATTTCTGCGACTGTGAGCACTGTCGTTCGGTCTTGAGTCCGGCGGCCTATTTCGTGGATCTCCTGCAATTCCTCGACCCCAAACCGACGGTATGGACGAGCTTTTGTCATGCCTGGAGGAGAAAGCACGGGCAGGAGGCGCCCTATCCCTTCGGCGACAAAGCAGCCTATGACCGTTTCGATGCCGAGTGGAAAGACGGCGCCCCGCCGATCGAGAAGACGCCATACGAGATCCTTATCGCCCATCGCCCCGATCTGCCACACATTCAGCTCACCTGTGAGAATACCCAAACCGCCTTGCCGTATATCGACGTCGTCAACGAGATCCTCGAATACTACGTTGCCCACGGCGAACTCGCTGCCGGTGCCGCTCACAACACCGGCAAGGATGTCACCACGGCGGAGCTGCTCGCCGAGCCCCAAAACGTGCTCTCCGCTGCCTACGACAAGCTCAAGACGGCCTGCTACCCGCTGAAGCTGCCCTTCGACCTCTGGCTGGAAACCGCTCGACGGTTCTTCGATCACTTCGACACCCCGCTCTGGCAGGTGTTGGACCTGCTGCGACCGACCGAGACGCTGTTCGACACCACGGTGGCCTACGCCCGCGAGGCGGTCTTCGGCGAGTACCTGGGGCTTTCACCGGCGCAATCTGCGCTCTTTGCCAATACTGAGCCGCTACATTGGCATCTCCTCTACGGATACAGCGAGGAAGCCGATGCGCTCAAGGCGCTTACCTGCGCCAAGACGCTCTCCAGGCGGTTGGACCTCAGCTATAAGGAGCTGGTGGACCTCGTGCAGACCAGCTTCGTGAACCCCGGGCTAGCCGATCTGGCGCTCGTCTGGAAGTTGGGACTCGAGATTGGTGATGTGGTGCAGTATTTCAAAGTCCAGGGAACGCCTGGTTACGCTGCTGAGCAGCAGGCCTTCGAGCAACGTCTGGGCGCCCTCGACACGACCTATCAGCTGCAGGCGGGCTCCACCAAGAAGGCGCTTGAAGACCTCTGGAAAGCCGGGAAATTCGAAGACACACTGGTGCTCAAGGACACCTCCGGTCTTTGCGATTTCGGCGAAACCTACCTTCGGTTTGTCGATGGTACGGACGCCGACGCGCTGGTGCTTCTGAAGATCAACCTCTTCGTCCGGCTATGGAAGGCACTCGGCTGGTCGATGGAGGAAACCGATCGCGCCCTTCAGGTCTTCCTGCCCAAGAGCTTACTGCCGTTGAATAGCGCGGACCTCGGCGAGGCCCTGCAGACTGCGCTGATCTACCTTGCCCACCTCAAGGCCCTTGTGGAGAAAGTCGAGGTTGGCAAGAACAGCCGCTTGAAGCTGCTCACCTTGTGGTTTGACCTGCCGACGACGGGCAAGCAGTCACTTTATGCCCAGCTTTTCCTCACGCCAAGTGTATTGAAAGAGGATCCGGCCTTCGACGATCCGCTGGGCAAGTACCTCTCCGACTCGACCCGTCTCCTTGCGGATCATCTCGGCACGCTGCAGGGTGCCCTAAACCTGACCGCGGATGACATACGGCGAATTCTGCTTGACGTCGACATCGATATCGCTCCGCTCTTTTCGTTAACTTGGTCCGACCTTGAAGGCGTGCTGAAGGACGGCGCCCCCCCGAAAGCGCTCCAGACGGCTTGCAAGGGCAAAGGCGTCTCGCTGTCCACCAGCGCCGTTGTCAAGACGGAGATACAGGATGCCAAGTGGCGCATCACCGACGGACAGAAGCAGTATGTACTCACGAAGACTGGCGCAACATTACTGTTTTACGATGCCGGGGACGCCCCGAAGCTTACGCTGGAGAATGTCTCGCTGCTGTACCGCTATGGCTTGCTGTCTGCGGGTCTGAACCTGTCGATACGCGATCTGATTCGATTGAAGGGGCTATCCGGGCTGGACCCCTTCAAGCCACTATGCAAGACGGCGCTGGCCGTCATTACGGACGATTACGCGCTCACGCAAACCCTGCAGTTCGTTGAGGTAGCTGAAAAGATCAAGCAGAGTGGCTTCGCGGTAGAAGACCTGGAATACTTGATTCGCCATCGATTCGATTCCACCGGTGACTACCGTATCAGCGCCGAGCCGCCGTTCGCGGTTATTAAGACACTCGCTGCCGGGCTGCGGAACATCGATGCGGAGCATGCCGTCCCGGTCGATGCAGACAGCATCACGGACGACTGGCTGCAGCAGGAGCTCGCCCTTGTACTGAGCAGCGATGTCGCTCAGCAGTTTTTCGCTATGGTCAAGGGGACGGTCGTATACGAGGCTAGCGAGGCAGAGGTTCTCGATGCGAACAAGCTCGATCCTAAGAGCTTGGCCAAGTTTCCTGCCGTCCAGGTCAGCTACGATAAACAAGAGACGACTCAGCGGCTCCGCTACCTTGGCGTTCTGACGGATACGGCAAAGATCGCACTGACGGCAGCCATCCCGTCGGCAGTGCTTAACGATCTTCTTGCCAGAGTACAGAAGGCGGCCAAGACGTTTTTCGATAAGCATCTCAAAGGCTTTCTTTCCGCGGCTGACTTCGATCTGTTGTTTGGCGCCGGACGACCGGACGCGGAGAAGCGGAAGAAGATCGCCGACGCCTTCCTGCCCTATTTACGAAGAAAGCTCTCCCGCCAGCTCGCGGTGCAGACGCTGGCGGCCGACCTCAAGGCCGACGCCTCCCTCGTCGAGGCGCTGCTGACCGACTCCGGCGAGGCGTCGGGTTATCTGGTGCCGGCGGGTCAACCCGAACGGCTCCTGAGCGATCCCAGCGATTCGAGTAAGCCGATTCTGGACGCCTTCGTCACGGCAAACACACAAGGTCTAACGGGGGCGTTTTACGACAGTGATGACAAGCTCATCGAGACGATCCACTTGGATGCTGCCGACACCGGCGCCAAGACTACCACCGGCACAGCCATTAAGCCCGCCGAGACCAGCAGCGCGCACCTGGACGGCTGGATCGAGGTAGCTACAACGGGGACCTATTGTTTCTTACTGGCCTTGACCCCTGGGGCCGAAGCCGAGCTCGGCTTCGACCATCTGCCGGATCCGCTGGTTCGCGGGAAAGCGGACACCCAAGCCACGACGACGACCGAGCTCAGCGGCTACCTGGAGCTGAAGGCAGGCGTGCCCTACCACTTCACACTGGATGCCCGCAACCTCGACACCAGCGACGTGGCCGTTCTCGTGCAGAGCGCCGACATGGCGAAAGATGCCCTCAGCAAACTCAGACTCTACCCCGCGGCCGGCGTCGAACGCGTTAAGAGGGCATCGACATTGTTGGCGAAGACGCTCCAGATCCTGCAAGGTCTGGGACTGAGCGAGAGAGAGTTGCGCTACTTCGTCACCTATCAGGCCGATTTCAACAATCTCGATCTGGGCAAGCTCCCGACAGGGGCCACCGACGACACAGCGATTAACGCGGAGGCGCTCTTCGGTCAGTTTCTTCGCCTCGCGGACTACGCCGCCCTGAAACGCGAACTTTCCGCAGGCACTGACGACCTGATCGCCATCTTCGAGCAGGCTCGGTGCAGCTATCCGGCAACAGCCGCGTCACTGGACAAGAAGACGGCGTTGTTCAAGGACCTGTGCACCAGGGTCGCCTCCCTCACGCGCCGCAGCACCGAGATGGTCCAGGCGACGGCGGAGCATCTGGGCTTTGCGACCCAATCTTCGTCCGACGGCACGACATTGTCTCTTCTGGCGCCTGACTTCACACACGAAAGGGGTCTTGAGAGGCTCTGGAAGGTCTTGCAGCTTGTCGAGAAGCTCGGAGTTTCGGCCGACACGTTGGCCCGCTGGACGGCAATCGTCGGCAGAACTACGCCCGATACAAGCCGCGCGGCGATCGCCAACGAGCTGAAGAACGCCATCAAGTCCCGTTACACGCCGGAGAGCTGGCAGCGCATCGCGCAGTCAATTTTCGACGAGCTGCGCCGGCTCCAGCGCGATGCCCTGGTTGCGCAAGTCATGCATGAGGAAGGCTTCGAGCGCATGGAAGAGCTGTTCGAATACTTCCTGATCGACCCCGGCATGGAGCCGATCGTTCAGACCTCACGGATTCAGCTCGCGATCTCGTCCGTTCAGCTCTTTATTCAGCGAAGTCTGTTGAATCTCGAGCCTCTGGTCGATCCTTCCGCGATCAACGGCAAGCACTGGCAATGGATGAAGCGCTACCGCGTCTGGGAGGCGAACCGCAAGATCTTTCTCTTCCCTGAGAACTGGCTCGAGCCTGAATTCCGTGACGACAAGAGTCACCTCTTCGAGGAGATGGAGAGCGCGCTGCTGCAAGGCGACGTCTCGAACGACTTGGCCGAAGAGGTCTTGTTCAATTACCTGAGCAAGCTGGAAAGGCTCGCGCGTCTGGAGATCGTGACCATGTATTGCCAGGAGCAGCCGCTGTCTCCGGAATCCAACACACTGCATGTCATCGGACGCACCGAGAATCAGCCGCACGAGTACTTCTATCGGCGTTACGCCCAGCAGATGTGGACACCTTGGGAGCCCGTGACCACCGAGATCGAGGGTGACCACGTGGTGGCCGCCTTCTGGCGGGACAGGCTGCACCTGTTTTGGGTCACGTTTCTGGAGACCGCGGAGAAGAGTGCAACCAGCGACCCTTTCAAGGACAACGCGAAAGGGCTAGGAGAAACAACATCCAGCACACTGATCGCGCAAGCCACCGCGGCTGCACGACGAACAGTCGACGTCCAGTTGAATTGGGCCGAGTATTTTCAAGGCGAATGGAAAACGCCTGAAAACACAGGTTTGAGAAAACCACTGCGTGTCGACATCGGAGACATAGATCAGGCGTTCGACAAGGGCGAGATCTTCATCTTCGTCACCGAGGTCGAGAACGAAGACGCGGTGACGATCAACCTTCGTGGGGCGAACTTCTTTTATGGGATACCCGCACAAGATAGTACCGTTACGATGTCGGCTGCTCCACCACAAGACAACGCGACCGCCTTCCATCTGGTCACCAAGAGCAGCCCGCCGGAGATCTGGCCTGTGGCCGACTTGCCGAAGCGCCCCTACTCAGCGGGAAGCTCAGCGCTGATCCGCGAGGCGACCCAGCACACAAAGGGGCAAGGCGCGCTTATGATCACCTACGACGAAACGCTCGTGGAGGAGAACGGCAAGCAGGGCCAGCCCCAATCGGCGCGAAGTTCGATCCTATGCAAAGGATTTGGAGCCCCGAGGCTGGATCTCTTCTCGCTGCTGACATGCAGCAATGCGCTGCGATCGTTCCCGGACGAAATCGGCATGCTCGTCAGCCCTTTCTTCTATCAGAACCGCTGGCACGCCTTCTTCGTCGAACCGACCCTGACAGAGACCAAGGTCGTCGACTGGAAGGAGTATGTCATCAGTCCTACGTTTCCCGATCCCATCCTGTTAGAAGATGCCTGGTGGAAAGAAATCCCCCTAAAGCCCGAGGTTCCATTGCAGAAACTGCCTTTGCCAGGCGCGGTGGGACCACTTGCCCGTTACAAGATAGAGATCGGTCAGGATTGGGTAACCGATCCGACGACGGTCCTCGATTACAAGGGACAACTGATCGGAAAGGGTGGGGCACTCCTGCCGGAAGGAGGAGCGGAGGGATCGGCGCGTGGACGACCTTCCGTGGTGACCGATGTCCGGGAAGGGAATGGAAGGCGCATGATCGGCAGCAATGGCTTGCGGCCGGCTGACCTCGCAAGTCTGAAGTCCCCGGTTCGTTGA